AGGTTGTGGAGGAGGACAAGAGACTGAAGCTGCCAACTAACTGGGAGGCTAAGAAAGCCCGTCTGGAGTGGGAACTCATGACCGATGAAAAGAAAAAGGTAGCTATTTATCAACGTagattgtttttttgttgttgttgaatttttaccccttttttctccccaatttcgtggtacccaattgttgtagtagctactatcttgtctcatcgctacaactcccgtacgggctcgggagagactaaggttgaaagtcatgcgtcctccgatacccaaccagccgtactgcttcttaacacagcgcgcatccaacccggaagccagccgtcggagggtacaccgtgcaaccttggttagcgctcactgcgcccggcccccacaggagtcgctggtgcgcgatgagacaaggacatctctaccgaccaagccctccctaacccggacgacgctaggccaattgtgcgtcgccccacggaccacccggtcgcggccggttacgaaaGAGCCTGgtcgcgaacccagggactctgatggcacagctggcgctgcagtacagcgcccttaaccactgcgccacccgggaggccatcaACGTAGATAGTTGACTGCTATGCATAAAGGGAGATTTCACAGAGGTTGATTTTGGGTTTGTTTTGATGGTGTCTGAGGCATTTCGAGATGAGTGAAGTTTCACACACAATTGGCCACAAAGAAGGCAGGTCTGGGGTTTGTGCGCCGAATGAATGTAGTCCTGCTTTGTGGCATTTCGCGAAGCCTCTGTTATACCGATCATACTATACGTTTGTCGGCATGTAGATACATTTGTCCTTGTTCGATAGAGCCATTCTGATCGGTAGATTCATTACTAGATATACAAGGTGACACACTTCCCGATTCTACCTGTGAAATGAAGATGTGTGTTTTATCTTGCGGGGAGATTTTTGATGTTTGACACAATGTAATATTGTTAATGTAATAATGACTATATACAGTGGCAGAGCTAAGGTGAAATAATTATCGGACACTGCTTGTTGGATGAACAGTCACGCGTAAGATGTTTTTTTGTTGGCTGGTCAAAAAGATGTCAGGTCAGCTGCAAGTTATGTACCTTAGGATAATAGATTAGTCATGTTATAAGTTTATCTAGTATACTCTGTTGCTGTTTAGTGACttggtgtgtttctgtgtgatttCAGGAGTGTGCGGCCAAAGGGGAGGACTATGACAGGGTGAAACTGCTAGAGATCAGTGCCGAGGATGCTGAGcggtgggagagaaagaagaagaagaagaaccctGACCCAGGATTCTCAGGTGAGAGATGGGACTCATTTACTGAGCGAACAGGACTTCCATCCCTCAGCTGGTCACTTTTCCTGAAAAAGGAAAACTCTGGTCCTTAGTTATAGgctattatatatattatactgaacaaaaatataaacgcaacatgtaaagtgttggtttcatgagcaaAAAAAAATTGCAGACGTTTTCCATACgcataaaaagcttatttctcaaaaatgttgggcacatatttgtttacatcactgtttttgtcctttgccaagataatccaaccacctgacaggtgtggcatatcaagatgctgattaaacatcatgatcattacagaggtgcacctttaaaaggggacaataaaaggccactttaaaatgtgcagttttgtcacacaacacaatgagaCAGATGTTTTGAGGGCCATTCAATCGTGGGCTTGGAGAACACCTACCAGTATGTTGTGCTATACATCCTCAATCTGTTTAAACAAAAAACAAGCTATCACCTAAAATAAGAGTTACTCCTGGGGAAACAAGTGGGAAAGAGTGACTTTTTAATGTTGTTCTGTAGAGCCTGGTTGTTTGTAAAGACCTCAGGTCCACAAAGACCAGCCTTTAAAGCAGCAGAAATTAGATTGCGGGATAGGGCTACTGGACGTGGTACAGTCACTCCACCACTGTGCAGCCCTGTAAGAGGAATTCTGGGTGCGTGTAAAGACCCCTTGGGATAAATAATTTTTAACTGCCTCCAATTTAATTTGCCAAAAAGGATCGCTGCGTTCCCCAAATATGGCTGCCATCTGTTGCATCAAAACGTCTCTGAATTAAACCTCTGGGGAGAGAATTATCACCAGAGGGGCTTGAAAGGGCCTCATCTCCCTTAACCAGACGCAGGTTTTGTCGCAGGGCTTTGCGCCTGCTTGAAGTTAGTTCCGGTAATTATAACCCCTCTTGTTTGCTGCCATTGGCCCGCAGGTTACGCAGAGGCCCAGCTGCGACAGTACCAGCGCCTCACCAAGCAGATCAAACCAGACATGGACGGCTACGAGAGGCAGCGAGAGCAGTGGTGAGTTGGAGCCTCCTCGTAAAACGCCTCTCTTCCTTTTCCATTACTGAGTGTTTCAGAGAAGACTGTATTCCCCCCATAAAATGAGTAGCATGACATTTTATCCCCCCGCCAGCCTTAAGCTTTCAGTTATTTTAGATAATCGATGCTGCCATCACAGTCTTCACAGATCAGCGTGCCCCTCTCCTGCTCCTGGGTTCGTTTTGACATAGCCACAGACTCAGTCATTTCATGTCTTGAAAGCGTCAATGTGAGGCAAACGCTCGAGAGGAATGGTATGGTTATAGTTATGGTGGGCTTTCTTGATCAGCCAAAGATGAGTTCAGTACCCACAGGTTTTTCCCCTTAATGGCTGCCACATGTGGAGCTGTGAAGGGTGAAGTACACAACAGCATAATGTTCCCAGTCATAGAGATGACTGGTATTCAGTTTGGAGAGAGGAGGATCATTATAATGCCTATTATGTTAACTGACTCTCCGATTCTGTCTCACAGCGGCGAGGATTTCCACCCCACATCCAACAGTCTGATCCATGGGACCCACGTCCCTTCCAAGGAGGGCATCGACCGCATggtggaggatgtggagaaacAGTAAGCGTAACAGAGACTGAGATCCTATCCCCTTCTGACCTTGCATTCAACGCACTGGAGTCCAAAACAAGAATGAGAGCCCTTCGTGAATAGGGCAGGCAGACCATGAAACCTGCGGCATATCTAATACCTACTGAATGAGCCCCAGTGTTAATCCTGATTGGGGCTGGCTGATAGGGCTCTTACGGTATCTCCTGCTGGAAAGGTGCTGGAAAACTcttgtctctctcactttctatctTAGTGGGGGACTGGGAGTGTGTCCTAGTTAATGAGCTCTCGTCTCTGATTTTCAGTTGGAAAGGCTGTCAGAAGAATGCATTTGCCCAATTCAATAATGCATGGCGTGCCTTTTGAAAGAATGGCCATGTAATAGACCGGTCAAGCTGCACTCTGGACCTTCCATACCA
Above is a genomic segment from Oncorhynchus gorbuscha isolate QuinsamMale2020 ecotype Even-year linkage group LG10, OgorEven_v1.0, whole genome shotgun sequence containing:
- the LOC124046374 gene encoding pre-mRNA-splicing factor syf2-like; translation: MASCAEGSASVSYEPTESTASQKREERLRKFRELHFKRNEARKLNHKEVVEEDKRLKLPTNWEAKKARLEWELMTDEKKKECAAKGEDYDRVKLLEISAEDAERWERKKKKKNPDPGFSGYAEAQLRQYQRLTKQIKPDMDGYERQREQCGEDFHPTSNSLIHGTHVPSKEGIDRMVEDVEKQIEKRAKYSRRRAYNDDADIDYINERNAKFNKKAERFYGKYTAEIKQNLERGTAV